Below is a genomic region from Flavobacterium ginsengisoli.
TTCGAAACGGATCAATAATTTCTTTTTCAATGCTTTTGCTGTTATTGATTAATTTTTCGCCTTTTTTGTATAAAATGATTCGCGGTTTATTGATAATTATACTTTCTGCCTGAATGATATCGCGAAAAGCCAAATCCCAAATATTGAAATGTTTTATAGTGATAGATTCAATTTTAGAAAAAAGTCCATTTTTGCTGTCTTTCGGTTCATTTTTCGGACTAACCAATAAAGTCTGTGCGTTAATATTTCTAGAAAAAAGAGAGACTTCAATTTTTTCGTAATTGATATTATAAGCCGTTTTGTTTTTTTCGTGAATAATAATCGGAAGTTGTTTTTTGATCCAATAATTCAAGCCAACATTCGCAAGAATTACAATTGCAAACAGAGAAATTACAACAATCGCTATTTTTTTATAGATTGACATTTATAGTATTAATTTTAAATACATAAATTTAGACTTTAAAAGAGCTTTGTTTCTTATAAAATTTTACAGAAAAGTTATATCATTTTGAATTTTTATCCTTTTTTAGAATATGAGAATAATTAAAAAAATCTTGTTGACCGTATTGGTTCTTGTGGTGATTCTTGCGATTGGTTTGTGCGCTTATATTTTTCATTTAAAACCGAAATATGAAGGTTCTGTACAATTGAATAATCTCGAGAAAGAAACCACAGTCTATTTTGACGATTTTGGAGTGCCTCATATTTATGCAGATTCTGAAAAAGATGCTATGACCGCCTTAGGTTATGTACATGCACAGGAAAGATTATGGCAAATGGAATTGTTACGCCGAATTGCTCCAGGACGTTTATCCGAACTTTTTGGAGGTGTCGCGCTTAAAAACGATAAGTTTTTTGCGGGAATCGGAATCGAAGAAGCTTCGGCAAAAGCCATTGCAAAATTGGATAAAAACAGCGAAAGTTATAAATTGACTCAAGCGTATTTAGATGGAATCAATCAATATCTAGAAGAAGGAGTAACGCCAATCGAGTTTACTTTGGTGGGTGTAAAAAAGCAAAAATTTACTATAAAAGATGTTTATAATATTTTTGGATATATGTCTTTCAGTTTTGCCATGGCACAGAAAACAGATCCGCTATTGACCGATATAAAAAATAAATATGGAGCCGCTTATTTGAAAGATTTAGGAATTGAAGGAGAATTTAATAATACAAGAATTAGAATCTCAAAAGAGAAAACGGAAGAGTATACTGAGATTTCAAAGTCTATAACTGCCATGTTGGATCAATCTCCAATTCCTCCATTTGTTGGAAGTAATAGCTGGGTTGTTGGGCCACATAAATCAAAAACGGGAAAAGTTATTTTTGCTAATGATCCGCATATTGGATTTTCGCAACCTGCAACTTGGTACGAAGCTCATTTAGTTACCCCAAAGCATGAATTGTACGGCTGTTATTTGGCTGGAACTCCGTTTCCGCTTTTGGCACATAATAGGGATTATGCTTATGGTTTGACCATGTTTGAAAATGATGACATCGATTTTTATCAAGAAAAAAATAAACCAAGCGATGTTTCGCAATATCAAACGCCAACTGGTTTCGATAAATATGAAATCAGAAAAAAAACGATAAAAGTAAAAGATTCTTCGGATGTTGTCTTGACGGTTAAAATTACTCGCCACGGACCAATTATGAATGATTTTATAGATCGTTTAGATAAGAAAAATCCAATTGCAATGTCGTGGACTTATACTAGAGAACCAATCTTGATTCTAGACGCTGCTTATGGACTTTCGCATGCCAAAAATACAACCGACTTTAAAAAGGCGGTGTCTTTAATTGCAGCGCCAGGATTAAACGTAATGTATGGTGATGCAAAAGGTAATGTAGCTTGGTGGGCAAGTGGAAAATTATATAGACACAATGAAGGCGTTAATACGCATTTGATTCTAGACGGTTCAAGCGGAAAAGACGATATTACGAAGTTTTTAGATTTCGAAAAAAATCCATCAGCAGAAAATCCAGCATGGGGATATGTTTATTCAGCCAATAATCAGCCAGAAGCTATTGACAATGGTTATTTGTATCCAGGATATTATTTGCCAGAAGATCGAGCTAAAAGAATTTCAGGAATTTTAGATGCCAAGTCAGATTGGGATAAGGAAGCCATCAGTAAAATGATTTATGATAATACGTCTGATGTTGCTGTTGAAACGACTAAAAACTTAATTGCAAGTTTAGATAATAAAGCACTTTCTAATAAAGAAAAAGAAGTTATAAATGTTTTAAGATCTTGGAAAGGAACAACCAATTTAGAAGATGTTGCGCCGACGATTTACAACAAATGGATTTATTTGTATTTGAAAAATACGTTTGAAGACGAAATGGGAAAAGACAATTTCAATTTGTTTTTGGGAATTTCTCTTGGAAAACAAGTAATTGCCAATCAGATAAAAAATGAACATTCGGTTTGGTGGGATAATATCAAAACGAAAAATGTAAAAGAAACTAGAACCGAGATTGTTTCGAAATCATTTCATGATGCTGTTATTTCTTTACAAAATCAGTTAGGACAAAATATTTCAGAATGGAATTGGGGAAAAGTGCATACAGTAGAACATGAACATCCATTAGGAAAAGTCAAAGCACTTCGCGGATTATTTAATGTTGGGCCTTTTAATTCTCCTGGTTCAAATGAAGTGATTAATAATTTATTTTTCGGATTTAATGACGAAGGGAAATATTACACCAAAGGCGGACCTTCAACAAGAAGAATTGTTGATTTTGCCGATGTAGAAAACAGTTGGAGTATTTTGCCGACAGGACAATCTGGAAATCCTTTCAGTAAACATTATAGCGATCAAGCCGAAATGTACAACGCAGGAAAGTTCAGAAAAATGAAATTGAACAAAGAAGAGATTATAAAAACTTCTACTAAATTGGTTTTAAAACCGAAGAATTAAGTTTTATTTCAAGTTTCAGATTTCAAATCATAGGTTCGATAATCTTTGTCAAAGTTTGAAACTTTGACAAAGATCTGTTTGCAAATAAAAAACTTTGAACCTTTGTCTCTTTGTCTCTCTAAACCTTACTTCAAAAGATATTTTCCCTTAACAATATCATTGGCAAAAATGTTCAGATTATTAAAAAGAACTTTACTTGCCGTCATGAAATTTTGAGATTGATAAGCCGTGTCTTTTTCGTAAGCTTTTAAAATAGTTTCCAATTCGACTTCATTGTGTCTAGCGAAAACATTATAAATCGCATCTCTGAAATTTTTATAGTTTATGCTTTCAGTAATTTCCATTGCTTTTTGATCGTTCCAGCCTTCTTTTGCAGAAGCTTCATTTATTTTCACTAAACAAAAATCAATTACATAATTTTTATAATGAGCTGACTTCGATAATTCTATCAATTATAATTTTATTTTGCTGGGTTGGCATCAATGGCTGATTGTTTTGCGAGAAAGATTTAGAAGAAATAAAAAGGCATAGCAATACAGAAAGAAAACTGCAGTTTTTTAGATTTTTCATAGGTTATTCAGTTGTTTTGGGTAGGGCTAAAATAGTATTTTAAAAAATAAATTGCCAAATTTGAGTGTTCCAAGTTGTAACAAAAAACTCCGATAAAGTAGATTTTGATTCTACTTTATCGGAGTCGTTTGAGTATTTTTTTAGATAAAAGTGTTCTCAGTTTATTTTTAGAAAGTTCTTCTAAAACTTTTTTACCGCTTTCGTTGGTTGGGTCCAATTCAACAGATTTCTTATAATTAGCAATTGCCATTTTTTTGTCTCCGTCGGCTAAATAAGCTTCGCCTAAACTATCGTAAACATTTCCAGATTTAGGAAAAGCTTCTACGTTGATTTTGAAAACCTCAATAGCTTCTTTCTTTTTTCCAGTTTGCAATAATTGATATCCAACTCGGTTCATATCACCTTCTTTAATTGCATAAGTAGGATCATTTTTTAGCTTTTTAAAAGCATCAGTTCCTGCAAGTGCACCTTTTTCTGTGTAAACATCTAATAAATCAAGAGCCAATGATTTTTTCGGCTGATTAAAAGGCTGATTGTACAAAATAGAACGAATTGCCGTATTCATTTCGCCTAAAAGAGTTCCACCAGTATTATTCAATAAAACAATAAGAATTTTATTTGCCGGAATGCGCGAGATGATCGTGTTAAATCCGTTGATGCCACCTCCGTGTTCAATAACGGTTAATTTATCATTTCCGTTCAGAATTTCATAAGTTGACCATCCATATCCGTAAAAACCATTCCAAGCTTTTATGTATGGTTTGTATAACAATTCCATACTTTTTGCAGAAAGTAATTTATTGGTATAAAGTGCTTGATCCCACAAATACAAATCTTCTACAGTAGAATACAAAGATCCAGCAGCGTACGGAATACTCATGTCGATATAAGCGAGCATTCACAATTTTATTTCCTTCCTTCTCATATCCAGCAGCTCTGTTTTTTATAATTAAATCGCTGTGATCGTAACCAGAATTAACCATTTTTAAAGGTGTGAAAATAGTTTCCTGTAAGTTCTGCTCATATGTCTTACCTGTGATTTTTTCGATAATATAACCTAACAAGAAATAACCCGAATTGCTGTAATTGAATTTTTCGCCAGGTGTAAACTCAAGAGGTAAATCCCAGAATGTCTTTACGAAAGCTTCTGGAGTATAAGGATTTTTTGCTTTGTCTTTAAAAAAGTTTGGTGCATTAGTATAATTTGGAATTCCAGAAGTATGAGTCAGCAAATTATGGATCGTGATTTTACTGCCATTTTCTTTTGGATAATCTGGAAGATAAGTTGTAATAGGAACATCCAATTTTATTTTTCCTTCCTCGGCCAATTTTACAATTAAAAGTGCCGTAAATTGTTTGCTGATAGAACCTAATCTGAATTTTGTGTCTGGTTGATTCGGAATATTCCATTCCATATTTGCAGAACCAAAACCTTTTTTGAAAATTATTTTTCCGTTTTCAGCTACCAAAGCCGAACCGTTAAATTGTCCGTATTCGTTGTATTTGTTTAAAAGCTGTTCAATTTGCTGTGCTTTATCTTGAGCAAAGGTGCTAAAGGATGAAAACTGAAAAGCGACA
It encodes:
- a CDS encoding serine hydrolase domain-containing protein translates to MKKSIKLVALFVAFQFSSFSTFAQDKAQQIEQLLNKYNEYGQFNGSALVAENGKIIFKKGFGSANMEWNIPNQPDTKFRLGSISKQFTALLIVKLAEEGKIKLDVPITTYLPDYPKENGSKITIHNLLTHTSGIPNYTNAPNFFKDKAKNPYTPEAFVKTFWDLPLEFTPGEKFNYSNSGYFLLGYIIEKITGKTYEQNLQETIFTPLKMVNSGYDHSDLIIKNRAAGYEKEGNKIVNARLYRHEYSVRCWIFVFYCRRFVFVGSSTLYQ
- a CDS encoding penicillin acylase family protein, which gives rise to MRIIKKILLTVLVLVVILAIGLCAYIFHLKPKYEGSVQLNNLEKETTVYFDDFGVPHIYADSEKDAMTALGYVHAQERLWQMELLRRIAPGRLSELFGGVALKNDKFFAGIGIEEASAKAIAKLDKNSESYKLTQAYLDGINQYLEEGVTPIEFTLVGVKKQKFTIKDVYNIFGYMSFSFAMAQKTDPLLTDIKNKYGAAYLKDLGIEGEFNNTRIRISKEKTEEYTEISKSITAMLDQSPIPPFVGSNSWVVGPHKSKTGKVIFANDPHIGFSQPATWYEAHLVTPKHELYGCYLAGTPFPLLAHNRDYAYGLTMFENDDIDFYQEKNKPSDVSQYQTPTGFDKYEIRKKTIKVKDSSDVVLTVKITRHGPIMNDFIDRLDKKNPIAMSWTYTREPILILDAAYGLSHAKNTTDFKKAVSLIAAPGLNVMYGDAKGNVAWWASGKLYRHNEGVNTHLILDGSSGKDDITKFLDFEKNPSAENPAWGYVYSANNQPEAIDNGYLYPGYYLPEDRAKRISGILDAKSDWDKEAISKMIYDNTSDVAVETTKNLIASLDNKALSNKEKEVINVLRSWKGTTNLEDVAPTIYNKWIYLYLKNTFEDEMGKDNFNLFLGISLGKQVIANQIKNEHSVWWDNIKTKNVKETRTEIVSKSFHDAVISLQNQLGQNISEWNWGKVHTVEHEHPLGKVKALRGLFNVGPFNSPGSNEVINNLFFGFNDEGKYYTKGGPSTRRIVDFADVENSWSILPTGQSGNPFSKHYSDQAEMYNAGKFRKMKLNKEEIIKTSTKLVLKPKN
- a CDS encoding tetratricopeptide repeat protein translates to MLAYIDMSIPYAAGSLYSTVEDLYLWDQALYTNKLLSAKSMELLYKPYIKAWNGFYGYGWSTYEILNGNDKLTVIEHGGGINGFNTIISRIPANKILIVLLNNTGGTLLGEMNTAIRSILYNQPFNQPKKSLALDLLDVYTEKGALAGTDAFKKLKNDPTYAIKEGDMNRVGYQLLQTGKKKEAIEVFKINVEAFPKSGNVYDSLGEAYLADGDKKMAIANYKKSVELDPTNESGKKVLEELSKNKLRTLLSKKILKRLR